The Hevea brasiliensis isolate MT/VB/25A 57/8 chromosome 1, ASM3005281v1, whole genome shotgun sequence genome has a window encoding:
- the LOC131182977 gene encoding uncharacterized protein LOC131182977 — protein sequence MDPIKYVFESPYLPGRIAKWQVILSQYDIVYMTRKAIKGSVIADLLAENLIEEYEALDFEFLDEYVNTVEEEIGEQSDVWQMYFDGAINVSGNGIGSVLVSPDGKHFPIAVKLKFECINNITEYEACVSGLQAAIKMKIKKLEVYGDSALIIYQVKGEWQT from the coding sequence atggatccaatcaagtatgTGTTTGAAAGTCCATATCTACCAGGGAGAATAGCCAAATGGCAAGTTATACTATCTCAATATGATATCGTCTATATGACCAGAAAGGCAATAAAGGGAAGTGTTATAGCAGATCTCTTAGCAGAAAATCTAATCGAGGAATATGaagctttggattttgaattcctagATGAGTATGTAAAtacagtagaggaagaaataggAGAGCAGAGTGATGTCTggcaaatgtattttgatggggcAATCAATGTATCAGGTAATGGAATCGGATCAGTCTTGGTATCTCCAGATGGAAAACATTTCCCAATTGCAGTAAAGTTAAAATTTGAATGTATAAACAATATCactgaatatgaagcttgtgtgagtgGTTTACAAGCAGCCATTAAAATGAAAATCAAGAAGTTAGAAGTATATGGCGATTCAGCTTTAATAATTTATCAAGTGAAAGGGGAATGGCAGACTTGA
- the LOC131182982 gene encoding uncharacterized protein LOC131182982, whose product MYGSIDVSALRLVPDVVVPKKFKVLEFEKYNGTSDPRIHLAMYIAKMSALTEDDKLLIHFFHEGLTGSALPWRDLQNLLQKEGETFKEYAQRWREKAAEVYPLVTDHELCSLFIETLKAPYFNLMIGNTYNSFADIIQTRERIEANLRLGRLQEIAGESTMKKATNPNRKKDGEVHAITHGSYQPFFPRGNFSPKFPNQAPMVTLKSPMIANIPQTYSQPSFQTYPQYQQIPRLQNQYIPRPVNQFPRPPLPVNQNNFRPPRNSNPPLPMPLSDIYRYLQSINQILPVPMDPIQPPYPRWYDPNAKCDYHAEAIGHSIDNCFKFRGVVNALIWNGWLKIEDKGISLNVSTNPLPTHGAGNSGQVNRVEFKRGEQIIKIEQLIDHFEDILELATREGYVTLVALNVDEKFVGNQLELSCSFHKGARGHDIRSCNRFKEEVLRLLDFKILRCQKGSLEREQEVNANEATKPTSGSVSSPRISFTVPIISSSQVVIRAPTPLPITNTHVVPWNYNYQIFTQSAMVSTPFPPLSNLAFASPAMSSSLRPNTSPNLKIIYTGPSYLDSHLSLPNNQSEPKIKFQSPYPQGSSVAEEWEVEYITRSGRCYGSKEAERVKKGKAKVGESTESTEEVPKEKEEGEAYIVPDISLEKFEKIVGQIQASNVVTFSDDEIDPAGLKHIKALHITVKCKGCMVAKVLVDNGFALNVLPSAILAKLSIEPSLMHSSNMVVRAFDGTKREVLGDIELPLQVGACTFNVIFQVMDIEPAYTMLLGRPWIHSANAVPSSLHQRIKYVANGKLVTVKGEEAMLVTKPQSIPYIETTEQELESSFQALESAGIPRHTLEASNMVAKVMLKSGYQNGKGLGIRLQEIVEPITVTKREGHFGLGYSENGLFDKKPWMKHTMRDQRFDQFYDEKMVIPHIQETFLSATQVARPLPVIQDITEEIEGSLSKLSINVLEPSQSYDLLIVPMQEGELLNN is encoded by the exons atgtatggttcaataGATGTGTCTGCATTgagattggttcccgatgtggttGTCCCCAAGAAGTTCAAGGTTCTAGAGTTCGAGAAATACAATGGAACTTCTGACCCACGTATTCACTTGGCAATGTACATAGCAAAAATGTCTGCATTAACTGAAGATGACAAGCTCCTCATCCATTTCTTTCATGAAGGACTTACTGGGTCAGCTTTACCCTG GAGGGATTTACAGAATTTGCTACAGAAGGAGGGGGAAACTTTCAAAGAGTATgctcagagatggagagagaaagcggcaGAGGTGTATCCCCTTGTGACTGATCATGAACTTTGCTCCTTATTCATTGAAACTCTGAAGGCACCTTACTTTAATCTGATGATTGGTAATACTTATAATAGTTTTGCTGACATAATACAGACTAGGGAAAGGATTGAAGCAAATCTGAGACTGGGAAGGTTGCAAGAAATAGCAGGGGAGAGTACTATGAAAAAGGCTACTAATCCTAAtagaaagaaagatggagaagtaCATGCTATAACTCATGGCAGCTATCAGCCTTTCTTTCCCAGAGGCAATTTTAGCCCAAAATTCCCCAATCAAGCTCCCATGGTAACTCTGAAAAGCCCAATGATTGCAAACATTCCTCAGACATATAGCCAGCCATCATTCCAAACCTAtcctcaataccaacaaattcctCGTCTCCAAAACCAATACATCCCTAGACCAGTAAATCAATTCCCCAGACCACCACTGCCAGTGAATCAAAACAACTTTAGGCCCCCAAGAAATTCAAATCCTCCGCTTCCTATGCCTTTGAGCGATATTTATCGCTACCTGCAGAGTATAAACCAAATTTTGCCTGTTCCTATGGACCCCATTCAGCCTCCTTACCCAAGATGGTATGATCCCAATGCTAAGTGTGATTACCATGCTGAGGCAATTGGCCACTCCATTGATAATTGTTTTAAGTTTCGAGGTGTAGTAAATGCTCTCATTTGGAATGGCTGGTTGAAGATTGAAGATAAGGGGATATCTCTGAATGTATCGACTAACCCTTTACCCACTCACGGGGCTGGAAATAGTGGCCAAGTGAATAGGGTGGAATTCAAAAGAGGGGAACAGATTATAAAAATTGAACAGTTGATAGATCATTTTGAAGATATTCTGGAATTAGCAACGAGGGAAGGGTATGTAACCCTAGTAGCACTAAACGTGGATGAAAAGTTTGTTGGGAATCAGCTAGAATTGAGTTGTAGCTTTCATAAGGGAGCACGAGGTCATGACATCAGGAGTTGTAATCGATTTAAAGAGGAGGTCTTGAGACTTCTAGATTTTAAAATTCTGAGGTGTCAAAAAGGAAGTTTGGAAAGAGAACAGGAAGTAAATGCTAATGAGGCAACTAAACCCACCTCAGGATCAGTTAGTAGCCCCAGAATCTCATTCACCGTTCCCATCATATCATCATCTCAAGTAGTTATCAGAGCTCCTACTCCACTCCCTATCACTAACACTCATGTTGTACCTTGGAATTACAATTACCAGATATTTACCCAGTCTGCTATGGTTAGCACTCCCTTTCCACCTTTAAGCAATCTCGCCTTTGCCTCACCTGCTATGTCATCTAGCCTACGTCCAAACACATCTCCAAACCTCAAAATCATTTACACTGGGCCATCTTACCTTGATAGTCACTTAAGCTTACCCAATAACCAAAGTGAGCCTAAGATTAAGTTTCAATCTCCTTACCCTCAAGGTAGTTCAGTTGCTGAAGAATGGGAAGTAGAGTATATCACCAGAAGTGGAAGATGCTATGGCTCAAAAGAGGCTGAAAGGGTCAAAAAAGGGAAAGCAAAGGTAGGAGAATCAACTGAGAGTACAGAGGAAGTGcccaaagaaaaggaagaaggtgAG GCTTACATTGTTCCTGATATTTCTCTAGAAAAGTTTGAGAAAATTGTGGGGCAAATTCAAGCTTCGAATGTTGTGACTTTCTCCGATGATGAAATTGACCCAGCTGGGTTAAAGCACATTAAGGCTTTACATATCACCGTAAAATGCAAGGGATGCATGGTAGCCAAAGTTTTGGTTGATAATGGATTTGCTCTTAATGTATTGCCAAGTGCcattttggctaaactttctattGAACCTTCTCTGATGCATTCAAGCAATATGGTAGTTAGAGCCTTTGACGGAACCAAAAGAGAGGTGTTAGGGGACATTGAATTGCCATTGCAAGTTGGGGCTTGtacttttaatgtcatttttcAAGTAATGGATATTGAGCCTGCCTATACGATGCTGCTGGGTAGACCATGGATACATTCGGCTAATGCGGTACCTTCCTCCTTGCATCAAAGAATCAAGTATGTTGCTAATGGAAAGCTAGTGACAGTCAAGGGGGAAGAAGCAATGCTGGTTACTAAACCTCAATCTATCCCTTATATAGAAACAACTGAACAAGAGCTTGAAAGTTCTTTTCAAGCACTAGAATCAGCGGGTATACCTAGGCATACTCTGGAGGCATCCAACATGGTGGCAAAGGTGATGTTAAAGAGTGGATATCAAAATGGAAAAGGCTTGGGCATTAGGCTGCAAGAGATAGTAGAACCTATTACTGTGACTAAGAGAGAAGGGCATTTTGGGCTAGGGTATAGTGAAAATGGTTTGTTTGATAAGAAGCCCTGGATGAAGCATACTATGAGAGATCAGCGCTTTGACCAATTTTATGATGAGAAGATGGTTATCCCTCATATTCAAGAGACTTTCCTCTCGGCCACTCAAGTAGCTCGTCCACTCCCAGTCATTCAAGATATCACTGAAGAGATTGAGGGGTCTTTGTCAAAATTATCCATTAATGTCCTTGAGCCAAGTCAGAGCTATGATTTGTTGATTGTGCCTATGCAAGAAGGTGAACTGCTAAACAATTAG